In Juglans regia cultivar Chandler chromosome 13, Walnut 2.0, whole genome shotgun sequence, the following proteins share a genomic window:
- the LOC108980976 gene encoding probable xyloglucan endotransglucosylase/hydrolase protein 33 has protein sequence MAFLQEKMLFRGLLIFCMALVVSSLKRPYTPPTVAHLTDYFPPVSIDKGFSNFFGGSNIRLLSNASMASLALDKSSGSGMVSKNRYYYGFFSAAIKLPSGLSPGVVVAFYLSNAETSPHNHDEIDIELLGHDKRNDWVLQTNIYANGSVSTGREEKFYFWFDPTEQHHQYSIIWNSHHIVFLVDNIPVREFPRNSGFSSVYPSKPMSIYATIWDGSEWATHGGKYPVNYKYAPFVVSFADMKLSGCILNPTEQVSSCSKAGVSSSDPVEGAEFVRLSEKQLEAMNWARRKLMFYSYCNDRSRFKVLPPECK, from the exons ATGGCATTTTTGCAAGAGAAAATGCTCTTCAGGGGCCTCTTAATCTTTTGCATGGCTTTAGTGGTCTCTTCGCTTAAAAGACCTTACACGCCTCCAACAGTCGCGCATTTGACGGATTACTTCCCTCCTGTCTCCATCGATAAAGGGTTTTCTAACTTCTTTGGAGGCTCAAATATCCGGCTGCTCAGTAATGCCTCCATGGCCAGCCTTGCTCTCGACAAATCCTCTG GATCCGGAATGGTCTCGAAAAACAGATATTACTATGGATTCTTCAGTGCTGCAATTAAGCTGCCATCTGGCCTCTCTCCTGGAGTTGTAGTAGCCTTCTAT TTGTCAAATGCAGAGACTTCCCCTCACAACCATGATGAAATTGACATCGAGTTGCTTGGTCATGATAAAAGAAATGACTGGGTCCTCCAAACAAATATCTACGCTAATGGAAGTGTCAGCACcggaagagaagagaaattctatttctGGTTTGACCCTACAGAGCAGCACCATCAATACAGCATCATCTGGAATAGTCATCATATAGT GTTTTTGGTGGACAACATACCTGTAAGAGAGTTTCCACGCAACAGCGGCTTCTCTTCCGTTTATCCATCAAAACCAATGTCGATCTACGCAACGATTTGGGATGGATCGGAGTGGGCGACTCATGGAGGAAAATACCCAGTTAACTATAAATATGCTCCCTTTGTGGTTTCATTTGCAGATATGAAACTGAGTGGGTGCATATTGAATCCAACAGAGCAAGTTTCTTCATGTTCAAAGGCCGGTGTTTCTAGCTCCGACCCAGTTGAGGGAGCTGAGTTTGTAAGGCTATCGGAGAAGCAGCTTGAGGCAATGAACTGGGCTAGACGGAAGCTTATGTTCTACTCGTATTGTAACGATAGATCCAGATTCAAAGTCCTCCCACCAGAGTGCAAGTGA